From the Funiculus sociatus GB2-C1 genome, the window ACATTGGAAATTGAGGATGAAGATACTCAGTTGGAACCAGAGGAATTTCAGAAACTCGCCAGCTTCTACCACAAGGAACAAGAGTATACAATTTACACTCCTTTAGATCCGTTGTTGTTGTTTGCTCGCATTAACGAAGCGGGTGAACCAGAGTTACTTTCTCCAGAGGAATTTAAAAAAGTGCAACCGATACTAGAAGATCAACTGTTTGATGACATGGAATAAACACCCAAAGTGATGAGTTATGAGTAATGAGTGAGGAGTTAAATTAGAATTTTAAAATTCAAAACTCAACACTCAAAATTCATAACTTTTCTTCACGCAGGGGTTGTTACCCGCAATCAAGATGAAAGCAATCCAACGCATCTCCAAATGGACGTTTCTCGCCCTCATACCTGTGGTACTGGGAGTCGGTACATGGCAGGGCTGGGCATGGTGGAGTTGGGCGAGTGGGCCTCCTGTGACTCAAACTCAATCACCTTCCTCTGCTGAACAAAAAGACGCATTGCTGCAAATCCGCATACCGCAAGGAACTTCGAGCCAGCAAATAGGCAAGGATTTAGAAGCAGCAGGTTTGATTCGCTCGGCTGAAGCTTGGGATCTGTGGGCATATTGGTTGCGATGGCAAAAGCGACCAGGTGGGTTTCAAGCCGGGACTTACCAACTCTCACCTACTGAGCCGCTATCTGCGATCGCGGATAAAATTTGGACTGGCGAAGTGGTACAGCTAAGTTTCACCATCCCGGAAGGATGGTCGCTAACTCAAATGGCTGCATACTTTGAATCACAAGGATTTTTCAAAAGCCAAGATTTCTTAGCAGCCGTTACTCAGATTCCTCTAAACCAATATCCCTGGCTTCCAAATAAGGTGCCTCATCTGGAAGGTTTTTTGTATCCGGATACCTACAAGCTAAATGGCGATCGCGTCACTCCAGAGGCAATTATCAAACAAATGCTCGATCGGTTTGAGTCGGTCGCACTCCCCCTCTATCAACAAGGCGAACAGAAACCAGCGCTAACCCTTCTTGAGTGGGTAACATTGGCAAGCATCGTCGAAAAAGAAGCGGTAATTCCTACCGAACGCCGTCTGATTGCTGGTGTCTTCACTCGACGCCTCAAACAGGGAATGAGACTTGAAACCGACCCTACTGTTGAGTACGGATTGGGCATTCGGCAAACTGCGGATCAGCCACTGACTTTTGCTCAAGTAAAAACTGCCTCTCCTTACAATACTTACCTCAACCCAGGATTACCTCCTACTCCCATCGCTAGCCCTGGCTTAGCTAGTCTGAAAGCCGCTCTGAATCCGGAAAAAACAGATTACGTATTTTTTGTGGCTCGTTACGATGGCACTCACGTTTTTAGTCGAACAGTACAAGAACACGAAGCCGCGAAAAATGCCATTCGCAGACAACGACAACAACAAAATCAGTAGTCATTGGATACTGGCTATAAGCTAATGGCTAATAGCCAGAATAATCAGCTTTTAGCCATTAGCCACTGACAAAAATCTAACAACTCACCCATACCTCTATAAGTTTAAATTCCCTGAATTGTTCGTGGAGTCTGAAGAGTC encodes:
- the mltG gene encoding endolytic transglycosylase MltG; its protein translation is MKAIQRISKWTFLALIPVVLGVGTWQGWAWWSWASGPPVTQTQSPSSAEQKDALLQIRIPQGTSSQQIGKDLEAAGLIRSAEAWDLWAYWLRWQKRPGGFQAGTYQLSPTEPLSAIADKIWTGEVVQLSFTIPEGWSLTQMAAYFESQGFFKSQDFLAAVTQIPLNQYPWLPNKVPHLEGFLYPDTYKLNGDRVTPEAIIKQMLDRFESVALPLYQQGEQKPALTLLEWVTLASIVEKEAVIPTERRLIAGVFTRRLKQGMRLETDPTVEYGLGIRQTADQPLTFAQVKTASPYNTYLNPGLPPTPIASPGLASLKAALNPEKTDYVFFVARYDGTHVFSRTVQEHEAAKNAIRRQRQQQNQ